The Rhizobium rhododendri nucleotide sequence GTAACGAGGCCATCATCGCCGAGTTCCTCGCGTCGCTTCAAAAGGAACTTTAGAATGCCTTTAGCCCTATTCATCCTCGCGCTGAGCGCTTTTGCGATCGGCACGACGGAGTTCGTGGTGCTTGGCCTCCTGCCCGACGTCGCCGGCGACCTTGCGGTGACCATTCCACAGGCCGGATGGCTGGTGACCGGCTACGCGCTGGCGGTTGCAATCGGCGCACCGATCATGGCCGTCGCCACAGCGCAGCTGCGCCGCCGCTCCGCACTTATCATGCTGATGGGCGTATTCATCCTCGGAAACGTAATGTGTGCGCTTGCTCCCGACTACTGGATCATGATGATCGCCCGCGTCGTGACGGCGCTCTGCCATGGCGCCTTCTTCGGCATAGGTTCGGTTGCCGCGGCAAACCTCGTCGCCAGCGATCGCAAGGCCAGTGCCGTTGCGCTGATGTTTACCGGCCTGACACTTGCCAACGTGCTCGGCGTACCGCTCGGTACAGCCCTCGGCCAGGCCTATGGCTGGCGTGCACCTTTCTGGGCCGTCGCCATTCTCGGCGTCGCATCGATCATCGGCCTGATGCTCGTTTTGCCGAAAACGGAAACCGCCCCAAAGAGCAATATTTTGGGAGAAATCTCTGCGTTGCGCGGCGCCGGCCTCTGGCTATCGTTGCTGATGACGGTGTTCTTCTCGGCGGCAATGTTTGCGCTGTTCACCTATATCGCCCCGATCCTGCGCGATGTCACCGGCGTCTCGCCCCAGGGCGTGACATGGACCCTGTTCCTGATAGGCCTTGGCCTGACGGTCGGTAATCTCGTCGGCGGCAGGCTTGCAGACTGGCGCCTCGGTACCAGCCTTGCTCTTATCTTTGCCGCCATAGCGCTGACATCGGCGATCTTCAGCGTCACCAGCAAAGCGCTTGTTCCAGCCGAGATTACCCTGTTTGTCTGGGCTTTCGTCACATTCGCTGCCGTCTCGGCCCTGCAGATCGGTGTGCTCCGCTACGGCAAGGACGCACCGAACCTTGTCTCGACCATCAACATCGGCGCCTTCAACGTCGGCAATGCACTCGGCGCGTGGGCCGGTGGCGTGGTGATCGCAAACGGCTTTGCGCTAACCCGAGTACCCCTCGCCGCCGCAGCACTGGCCTTGGTCGGCCTCGCCATCGTCGCCCTCACCTTCGCAACCCCACGTGCACGTCGCAACGCCATTGCGGCCGCCGAATAAGTCACTACCTCCCAACCACCAACAACGAGGAAATACCATGACAAAACTGTTCGAACCGACCAAGCTCGGCGATATCTCCATCGCCAACCGCGTCGTCATGGCCCCGCTCACCCGCAACCATTCCCCGGGCGCCGTACCCAACGACCTGAACGTCACCTATTACGTGCAGCGCGCCAGCGCCGGCCTGATCATCACAGAAGCCACTGCCATCACCCAGCAGGGTCAGGGCTACGCCGACGTACCGGGCCTCTACACCAAGGACGCCCTCGATGGCTGGCGCAAGGTCAACGACGCCGTCCACCAGGCAGGCGGCAAGATGGTCGTGCAGCTCTGGCACGTCGGACGCATTTCCCACGACAGCCTGCAGCCAAACGGTGGCAAGCCGGTCTCCTCGACTGCCAAGCAGGCCGACGCCAAGACCTTCATCATCCAGGACGGCAAGGGTGCATTTGTCCCGACGTCCGAGCCACGCGCACTGGAAACCTCCGAGCTCCCCGGCATCGTCGAGGATTACCGCAAGGCCGCACGTGCCGCTATCGATGCCGGCTTCGATGGCGTCGAGATCCATGCCGCCAACGGTTACCTTATCGACCAGTTCCTGCGCTCCGGCGTCAACGACCGCACCGACCAGTATGGCGGCTCGATCGAGAACCGCGCCCGCTTCCTCTTCGAAGTCGTCGAGGCCATCACCAAGGAAATCGGCGCCGGTATCACCGGCATCCGTCTCTCGCCCGTCACCGCCGCCGGCGACAGCAGCGACCCGCACCCGCAGCCGCTCTTTACCTACGTGATCGAGGGACTGGCGAAATACGGCCTGGCTTATATCCACGTCATCGAAGGCCAGACCGGCGGCCCGCGCGACTTCCAGCAGGGCGAGACACCGTTCGATTATCAGGCACTGCACGCCGCCTACAAGGCTGCGGGCGGCAAGGCTGCCTGGATGGTCAACAACGGCTACGACCGCGAAATGGCGATCGAAGCTGTCGACAGCGGCAAGGCCGATATCGTTGCCTTCGGCCGTCCCTTCATCTCCAACCCCGACCTCGTTGCACGGTTGAAGCTGAATGCCGAGCTGACGCCGATGGATCCCGCCAAGCTCTACGGAGCCGTCAACGGCGCTGAAGGGTATACGGACTACCCGACGCTCGACAGCGCCGCCTGATCGCAAA carries:
- a CDS encoding MFS transporter; the encoded protein is MPLALFILALSAFAIGTTEFVVLGLLPDVAGDLAVTIPQAGWLVTGYALAVAIGAPIMAVATAQLRRRSALIMLMGVFILGNVMCALAPDYWIMMIARVVTALCHGAFFGIGSVAAANLVASDRKASAVALMFTGLTLANVLGVPLGTALGQAYGWRAPFWAVAILGVASIIGLMLVLPKTETAPKSNILGEISALRGAGLWLSLLMTVFFSAAMFALFTYIAPILRDVTGVSPQGVTWTLFLIGLGLTVGNLVGGRLADWRLGTSLALIFAAIALTSAIFSVTSKALVPAEITLFVWAFVTFAAVSALQIGVLRYGKDAPNLVSTINIGAFNVGNALGAWAGGVVIANGFALTRVPLAAAALALVGLAIVALTFATPRARRNAIAAAE
- a CDS encoding alkene reductase, which produces MTKLFEPTKLGDISIANRVVMAPLTRNHSPGAVPNDLNVTYYVQRASAGLIITEATAITQQGQGYADVPGLYTKDALDGWRKVNDAVHQAGGKMVVQLWHVGRISHDSLQPNGGKPVSSTAKQADAKTFIIQDGKGAFVPTSEPRALETSELPGIVEDYRKAARAAIDAGFDGVEIHAANGYLIDQFLRSGVNDRTDQYGGSIENRARFLFEVVEAITKEIGAGITGIRLSPVTAAGDSSDPHPQPLFTYVIEGLAKYGLAYIHVIEGQTGGPRDFQQGETPFDYQALHAAYKAAGGKAAWMVNNGYDREMAIEAVDSGKADIVAFGRPFISNPDLVARLKLNAELTPMDPAKLYGAVNGAEGYTDYPTLDSAA